Proteins encoded within one genomic window of Ursus arctos isolate Adak ecotype North America unplaced genomic scaffold, UrsArc2.0 scaffold_7, whole genome shotgun sequence:
- the CUNH10orf71 gene encoding cardiac-enriched FHL2-interacting protein: MMQGGRKCTDGFSDSSSIGSMPDDADREVSSLTDRAFRSLCISEDASFNDSDLTLSPDITRQGVGNFHQGTVSHTHRKSGIWSRLPSQGTEHAGWAATFQQLPKYVQGEEKYPKSSPPLTPAQRRLEVPIYGLRSSSKPASKVSSLIKSFDRTESQRGDSRPPASKPPALKNPPKFAPLPESGVNFCFDSAFLTVRRVPAEVSGAHQNSHQPGRKPGGQESPKNPEMACHGSSSFLPTPKDVANSYESKFPSPPHNQAKGEPGRGNEWPRKGTFLHSENSAFESWNAHQPRLPERKEATDPVPESKAPKLYEDAPLLREPPAPEHRVSPCQALATCSQEENRLAAGALTASGPWGARDPGAQAFTVEGKASGSQPDPQVKTTQAPWRKPKPGKGRKESLPDASEEKKQATRRGPALYTKHNPQGQFPENEALDLPMDPNEHYSPPFNISKLLTPVIPTKHVMDPSDSQPVEITPSPPGQLNGYQEKEPTECQSQDSYKSKAPSLLFNLKDVRKRVKSTYSPSPLLKGLEEKTRSKQESMSNGVVLPNGLEESPPNELSKERPAEGPPGSHVSSQDPKSDLGAANADNCLTLSSPPATTQAPFCINGEGADRNSYEKDDGDPEMGTTRSGKGPDAGEHCPRKHLSLTICSRQPEAGKAAEKPKTPSLEKGFLRSVSQDTEPEREAGLQNPSFNQKFSPGPLSPEEEDVFYSDSQSDFMPAFKSKAKFSTSSSDQSFASFEDQQKMWFTESQQEDRRKDGSAGDSQKDEKENAAGKGELEHCALSNGPACVQERSKEESLQGEGEGLSGCRPRKASRGEANFRGTWTGGSKDTAKDLTPSPSSTSNKHILFAIKDNTLRATPVIKPIMLPLLRTMSSEDPLSGSHREDNLPKPGWGEEAGLGGPESQEMANTPTPASMQDTHSKHTAWEGMEDHRQVPGMARMETSQPVPTRHVPSPPLMRGSEGPKPHPQAARHVGANEGKNSSTDQGKLTAPRCIPTITLPQGDPEDQPSPRQLGTCWEEHTRDFKSHLLSTPRAGPPGRRLVPGEMAISPNASSLDESSACSPATSGIWDDASQAPPEPGLLLGEPPHPSPWASLYPARVARREDLTHALTWEAGSDPQLEPSAEDLRTLSPRGLVLDMATSSAGLPEKPEASAQLERAAGKPPAVPPKTEKALRRAKKLASKRRKTDQLQERHGEPAEEKPFLEDWERRPPSPGEKPRPRFPEVRSLPPPVHRHSVSAFSEPLRRQPGASQSLMPLAPYPATQKVLQDPQSGEYFVFDLPLQVKIKTFYDPETGKYVKVPIPSSEGGFPDPPPPNTPDSPYMLYPHFRPLPLMPPRCSSQLSAPTFFRQAPHTPEAAGPGSQRAREAGRQVPPPRCPGEEGGDTPRLGIISTNDLEDFATEGIS; encoded by the coding sequence ATGATGCAGGGGGGCAGGAAGTGCACAGACGGCTTCAGCGACTCCTCGAGCATCGGCAGCATGCCGGACGATGCCGACAGGGAGGTGAGCAGCCTCACGGACCGGGCGTTCCGCAGCTTGTGCATCTCCGAGGACGCGTCCTTCAATGACTCTGACCTGACCCTGTCCCCAGATATCACCCGCCAGGGGGTTGGGAATTTTCACCAGGGAACGGTGAGCCACACCCACAGGAAAAGCGGCATTTGGAGCCGGTTACCGTCGCAAGGCACCGAGCATGCGGGCTGGGCGGCCACATTCCAACAGCTACCCAAGTACGTTCAAGGGGAGGAAAAGTATCCCAAGAGCAGCCCCCCGTTGACCCCAGCCCAGAGGAGACTGGAGGTGCCCATTTATGGCCTAAGGAGCAGCAGCAAGCCTGCTTCGAAAGTGTCATCACTAATTAAATCTTTTGACAGGACTGAGAGCCAACGTGGTGACAGCAGGCCTCCTGCCAGTAAGCCCCCAGCTCTCAAGAATCCCCCCAAATTTGCTCCTCTTCCAGAAAGTGGTGTCAACTTCTGCTTCGATTCTGCCTTTCTGACTGTCAGGAGGGTGCCCGCGGAAGTCTCTGGTGCCCATCAGAATAGCCACCAGCCTGGCAGGAAGCCCGGAGGGCAGGAGTCCCCCAAGAATCCGGAAATGGCCTGTCATGGCTCCAGCAGCTTCCTCCCAACACCCAAAGACGTGGCCAACTCGTATGAGTCCAagttcccctccccaccccacaaccAAGCCAAGGGGGAGCCTGGAAGAGGTAACGAGTGGCCCCGCAAAGGGACCTTTCTTCACAGTGAAAACAGTGCCTTTGAGTCGTGGAACGCCCACCAGCCGAGGCTGCCCGAGAGAAAGGAGGCCACTGACCCTGTCCCAGAAAGCAAAGCTCCCAAGCTTTACGAGGATGCGCCCTTGTTAAgagagcccccagcccctgagCACAGAGTTTCTCCCTGCCAAGCCCTGGCCACCTGCAGCCAGGAGGAGAACAGGCTGGCAGCAGGGGCTCTCACTGCGTCTGGACCCTGGGGAGCCAGGGATCCTGGAGCCCAGGCGTTCACTGTGGAGGGAAAAGCTTCTGGCTCACAGCCTGACCCTCAGGTGAAGACGACACAGGCCCCATGGCGGAAACCAAAGCCtggtaaaggaaggaaagaaagtctACCAGATGCTTCGGAAGAGAAGAAGCAGGCCACCAGAAGAGGCCCAGCCTTGTATACAAAGCACAATCCCCAGGGACAATTTCCAGAAAATGAGGCTCTTGACCTGCCCATGGATCCCAATGAGCATTACAGTCCTCCTTTTAACATCAGTAAGCTTCTGACCCCCGTCATACCCACCAAGCATGTCATGGATCCATCCGACAGTCAGCCGGTGGAGATAACCCCATCACCCCCAGGACAGCTAAATGGGTACCAAGAGAAGGAGCCCACTGAATGTCAGTCTCAGGACAGCTACAAATCCAAAGCCCCCAGCCTGCTGTTCAACCTTAAGGATGTGCGGAAGCGTGTGAAGAGCACATACAGCCCCTCACCTCTCTTGAAAGGCCTTGAGGAGAAAACCAGAAGCAAGCAAGAATCCATGAGCAATGGCGTCGTCCTTCCCAATGGGCTGGAGGAGAGCCCTCCCAACGAGCTTTCTAAGGAAAGACCAGCTGAAGGCCCTCCTGGGTCGCACGTCAGTAGCCAGGACCCTAAATCTGACCTTGGTGCAGCCAATGCAGACAACTGTCTAACTCTTAGCTCACCTCCAGCTACCACCCAAGCCCCCTTCTGCATCAATGGGGAGGGAGCTGACAGAAACAGCTACGAGAAGGACGATGGAGACCCGGAGATGGGCACCACCAGGTCGGGCAAGGGTCCGGATGCCGGGGAACACTGCCCCAGGAAGCACCTGTCCCTGACAATTTGCAGCAGACAGCCTGAGGCAGGGAAGGCTGCAGAGAAACCAAAGACCCCCAGCCTCGAGAAGGGGTTCTTGAGATCCGTGTCTCAAGACACAGAACCTGAGAGAGAGGCAGGACTTCAGAATCCAAGCTTCAACCAGAAATTCTCACCAGGGCCCCTCTCTCCCGAGGAAGAAGACGTGTTTTACAGTGACAGCCAATCTGATTTCATGCCAGCCTTCAAAAGTAAGGCCAAATTCAGCACCAGCTCTTCAGATCAGTCCTTTGCCTCATTTGAGGATCAGCAGAAAATGTGGTTTACCGAGAGCCAGCAGGAAGACAGGAGGAAAGATGGAAGTGCAGGAGACAGTCAGAAGGACGAGAAGGAGAACGCGGCGGGGAAAGGTGAGCTTGAGCACTGTGCCCTGAGTAACGGGCCCGCGTGCGTGCAGGAGCGCAGCAAGGAGGAATCGTtgcaaggagaaggggaaggtttGTCTGGATGTAGACCCCGGAAGGCATCGAGAGGGGAGGCTAACTTCAGAGGCACTTGGACGGGCGGAAGTAAGGATACAGCCAAAGACCTTACCCCCTCACCGTCTTCCACTTCAAACAAGCACATACTGTTTGCAATTAAAGACAACACCCTCAGGGCCACCCCCGTGATAAAACCCATCATGCTGCCCCTCCTGAGGACCATGTCATCGGAGGACCCTCTAAGTGGCAGCCACAGAGAGGACAACCTGCCAAAGCCAGGCTGGGGAGAAGAGGCTGGTCTTGGTGGCCCCGAGAGCCAGGAAATGGCCAACACCCCGACCCCTGCCAGCATGCAGGACACACACTCGAAGCACACAGCCTGGGAgggcatggaggaccacaggcaGGTGCCCGGCATGGCCCGGATGGAGACTTCCCAGCCAGTCCCAACAAGACACGTCCCGTCTCCTCCACTCATGAGAGGGAGCGAAGGGCCAAAGCCACACCCACAGGCTGCACGTCACGTTGGGGCGAACGAAGGCAAGAACAGTTCCACGGACCAGGGGAAGCTGACTGCTCCAAGGTGCATCCCCACCATCACTTTGCCCCAAGGAGACCCAGAAGACCAGCCATCCCCACGGCAGTTGGGAACATGTTGGGAGGAGCACACAAGAGATTTCAAAAGTCACTTACTGTCTACACCCAGAGCAGGGCCCCCAGGGAGAAGACTGGTCCCCGGCGAGATGGCTATTTCCCCCAATGCCAGCTCCCTGGACGAGAGCAGCGCGTGCTCCCCTGCGACCAGCGGCATTTGGGATGATGCTTCCCAGGCCCCCCCAGAGCCGGGCCTGCTGCTAGGGGAGcctcctcaccccagcccctgggccaGCCTCTACCCGGCCAGGGTCGCCCGTAGGGAGGACCTGACACACGCCCTCACGTGGGAGGCTGGCTCAGACCCCCAACTTGAGCCATCCGCAGAAGACCTCAGGACACTTTCTCCAAGAGGGTTGGTGCTGGACATGGCCACCAGCTCAGCAGGCCTCCCAGAGAAGCCAGAGGCTTCTGCTCAGCTGGAGAGGGCGGCCGGCAAGCCCCCGGCGGTCCCACCCAAAACAGAGAAGGCCCTGCGGCGGGCGAAAAAGCTGGCAAGCAAGAGGAGAAAGACCGACCAACTCCAAGAAAGGCATGGTGAACCCGCAGAAGAAAAGCCCTTCCTGGAGGACTGGGAGCGTAGGCCACCATCCCCTGGAGAGAAGCCCCGACCCAGGTTCCCCGAGGTCCGTTCCCTGCCCCCTCCCGTCCACCGccactcagtgtctgccttctcCGAGCCACTCAGGAGGCAGCCCGGGGCATCCCAGTCCCTTATGCCTCTGGCTCCTTACCCTGCCACCCAGAAGGTCCTCCAAGACCCCCAATCCGGAGAGTACTTTGTCTTCGATCTGCCACTCCAGGTGAAAATCAAGACCTTCTACGACCCAGAGACGGGCAAATATGTCAAGGTCCCCATCCCATCCTCTGAGGGGGGTTTCCCCGACCCGCCCCCGCCAAACACACCTGATTCTCCCTACATGCTGTACCCCCACTTCCGGCCCCTGCCCTTGATGCCACCGCGATGCTCTTCTCAgctctctgcccccaccttctTCAGGCAGGCCCCGCACACCCCCGAGGCGGCTGGCCCTGGCTCCCAGAGGGCCCGTGAGGCCGGCAGACAGGTGCCACCTCCCCGGtgcccaggggaggaggggggagacaCTCCACGCCTGGGCATCATCTCCACCAACGACCTAGAGGACTTTGCCACCGAAGGCATTTCTTGA